The Algihabitans albus genomic sequence GCCGTCGCGCGCGAGAAGGTGAGCGAGAACGGGGGTGTCGCCGCTGCCGATCGGGCCGTCGCCGTCTTGCTCCAGCGCGTCGCGCAGCTCCAGGTAGTTGTAGATCTCGCCGTTGTAGGAGAGCAGCCCACCCTCGGTTTCGAAGGGTTGATTGGCGCGGGGGTCCAAGTCGAGGATCGCAAGACGGCTGTGCAGGAGGTGCAGCTGACGGCCATCCGACGTGACCCGGTGGACCTGGCCGAAGGCGTCCGGGCCGCGCCGACCCATCAGGGCTTGGCAGGCCTCCAGCCGCTGCGCGCTCAGTCGGGTCGGCCCGATGTATCCGGCGATGCCGCACATGCCGCGTTCAGTCCAGCAGTTCCGGGGTGAGGGGCGTGCCGGCGGGAACCGGCTGTTTCACGCCGCGGCCCAACAGGTCGGCTTCGGAGCCGGGCCGCGGTCCGCCGGCTGGACGCAGCCAGGTGAGATCTTGCGGGCCGATGATCTGGCCGGGCGTCAGGGCGCGGGCGGCACAGATCGAGCGCCGCGCGGCGGCGGCCACTGGAGTTTCCTCTTCCTGGATGCGCTTGACGCCATCGCCCAGCAGGGCCTCCGCCCCACGCACCCGTTCCACCAACTCGGCCAATTCCTGTGGCTCGGCGGAGAGTTGATGATCGCGGAAGTCCGACTGCGTCTTCGAGAGTGTGAAGTGCTTCTCGATCACTCGGGCGCCCAGCGCCACGGACAGGACCGCCGCCTCGATGCCCAGGGTGTGGTCGGAGTAACCCGGTACGGCGCCGTAGGCCGACAAGGACAGGATCGCACGGAGGTTGGCTGCGTGAACCGGGGTCGGATAGGCGGAGACGCAATGCAGCAGCACGAGGCCAGGATCGCCAAGCATCGCATCGGCCCAGGCGGTCCGGATCCTTGCCACCGCCAAGGCGACCTCCTCCGGTCGGCTCATGCCGGTCGAGATCAACAGGGGTTTCGCGGTCAGGGCGACCCGCGTCAGCAGGGGAGCGAAGTCGTTGTCGCCGGAGGCGATCTTGAAGGCCGGAACCAAGGGGTCGAGCAGGGCGACCGCCTCCAGGCTGAAGGGCGTCGAGAGGAACAGGACCCCGGCTTTGGCCGCGACGGCCGCGAGGCGCGCATGGTCGTCGGCTGTCAGGGCGAAGCGCCGCAACTGCTCAAGGCGGGCGGTCTGATCGGTGGCGACCAGACGCTCCGGATCGATGGTCTGGAACTTGACCGCCTGGGCGCCGGCTTCGGCGGCACGATGGATCATCTCTTCCGCGCGGCCGAGGTCGCCTTCATGATTATTGCCGATTTCCGCGACAACCAGGATGTCACGGGTCAGATCCACCGGGCCGATCTTCACCGCTCTAGTCCTCCTGTCCGTGGAAGTGCAGAACGGTCTTCGCCTCTGCGAGACGAAAGCCAAGCGATTCGTAGAGACGGCAGGAGGGCAAATTGGCGGCCTGTGTCCCCACGCGTAGGCGTAACGCTTGCCTGCCCGCCTCTTCGGCGGCGAGCTTTCCGATCATCGCGCAAGCGAGGCCTTGGCGGGTCGCGGTTTGGGCCACTGCGATC encodes the following:
- a CDS encoding N-acetylneuraminate synthase family protein codes for the protein MKIGPVDLTRDILVVAEIGNNHEGDLGRAEEMIHRAAEAGAQAVKFQTIDPERLVATDQTARLEQLRRFALTADDHARLAAVAAKAGVLFLSTPFSLEAVALLDPLVPAFKIASGDNDFAPLLTRVALTAKPLLISTGMSRPEEVALAVARIRTAWADAMLGDPGLVLLHCVSAYPTPVHAANLRAILSLSAYGAVPGYSDHTLGIEAAVLSVALGARVIEKHFTLSKTQSDFRDHQLSAEPQELAELVERVRGAEALLGDGVKRIQEEETPVAAAARRSICAARALTPGQIIGPQDLTWLRPAGGPRPGSEADLLGRGVKQPVPAGTPLTPELLD